One window from the genome of Candidatus Eisenbacteria bacterium encodes:
- a CDS encoding transposase: MAKRERKSYSEAQRKQILATAISEKLTADQVRKKFGVKNVTYYSWRKKAGIKGPRGRKPAVMSFSGKAAGGKAAGVGLNAQVRAGVQAKVREVLPGIVREEVSNYLNVLFGAGGGKSRRNLR; the protein is encoded by the coding sequence ATGGCGAAACGTGAACGAAAGTCGTACTCCGAGGCGCAGCGCAAGCAGATTCTGGCGACCGCGATCTCGGAGAAGCTCACCGCCGATCAGGTGAGGAAGAAGTTCGGCGTGAAGAACGTCACCTACTACTCGTGGCGGAAGAAGGCGGGAATCAAGGGGCCGCGCGGCCGCAAGCCGGCGGTCATGTCGTTCTCCGGCAAGGCGGCCGGCGGCAAGGCGGCCGGCGTCGGCCTGAACGCGCAGGTTCGCGCGGGCGTGCAGGCCAAGGTGCGCGAAGTGCTGCCGGGCATCGTCCGCGAGGAGGTTTCGAACTACCTCAACGTCCTGTTCGGCGCGGGTGGCGGCAAGTCGCGCCGCAACCTGCGCTAG
- a CDS encoding c-type cytochrome, whose amino-acid sequence MKIVRFLAIVAGGLLALILVAAAALMLNGWILVHRTPANRARAVALRPDSTLLARGEHLARSSCAGCHSPNLQLPLSGSTADFLAEPGMPPFGHLHAPNLTPGGVLARYSDAELARAIREGVNREGRPMLVMPSVRFHNLSDRDVAALIAYLRSQPAVSRAVPPRVLSPLAYLVLGAKLFPLAVTPEAPATQDGPAEAVTPEYGEYVAGYLACQDCHGEDLRGAPEGQMAPKGPDLVGLASAHSLTGFDGAMRRGLSPVDGRSLDPLRMPYPVFAHASDIEVAAIYALLRAGGIRPQRKP is encoded by the coding sequence ATGAAAATCGTCCGCTTCCTCGCCATCGTCGCCGGCGGCCTTCTCGCCCTGATCCTCGTCGCCGCGGCGGCGCTGATGCTGAACGGCTGGATCCTCGTTCACCGCACGCCCGCGAACCGCGCCCGTGCGGTGGCCCTCCGCCCCGACTCGACGCTGCTCGCGCGGGGCGAGCACCTCGCGCGCAGCAGTTGCGCGGGCTGCCACTCGCCGAACCTGCAGCTGCCGCTCTCCGGTTCGACGGCGGATTTCCTCGCCGAACCGGGCATGCCGCCGTTCGGCCACCTGCACGCGCCGAATCTCACACCCGGCGGAGTGCTCGCCCGCTATTCCGACGCGGAGCTCGCCCGCGCCATCCGCGAAGGGGTCAATCGCGAGGGCAGGCCGATGCTCGTCATGCCGTCGGTGCGCTTCCACAACCTCTCGGATCGCGACGTCGCCGCCCTGATCGCCTACCTTCGTTCGCAGCCGGCCGTCTCGCGTGCGGTCCCGCCGCGGGTGCTCAGTCCGCTCGCCTATCTCGTGCTGGGCGCGAAGCTCTTCCCTCTCGCCGTCACGCCCGAGGCGCCGGCGACTCAGGATGGACCGGCGGAAGCCGTGACGCCCGAGTACGGCGAATACGTCGCGGGCTACCTCGCCTGCCAGGACTGTCACGGCGAGGACCTGCGCGGCGCACCCGAGGGCCAGATGGCGCCGAAGGGCCCCGACCTGGTCGGTCTCGCCTCGGCGCACTCGCTGACCGGGTTCGACGGAGCCATGCGGCGCGGCCTCAGCCCGGTGGACGGACGGTCGCTCGATCCGCTGCGCATGCCGTATCCGGTTTTCGCGCACGCCAGCGACATCGAGGTGGCGGCGATTTACGCCCTGCTCCGCGCGGGCGGAATCCGCCCGCAGCGCAAGCCCTGA